The Lytechinus variegatus isolate NC3 chromosome 7, Lvar_3.0, whole genome shotgun sequence genome includes the window TATGTTCATATTGGATATGAACATTAAATAGAAATAtgtaattttatcttcattgtattagtatttatttatttattttatttcttattattatataataaattttattatcattattattactttactTATGTCTGTATGAGAAGAAGAATGATACCATGATGAAAATTTTAGATTTGCTGCAATTTAGCTCCTGTGTTGAGAAGCCAGGAAACATACCTTATTCAAGGATGGGTTCTGTAATACCTGTGACTATCAACTTAATTAAAGCAACTTCAACTTTTGTTGTAAGTTATTGAGAgatgttttattaaaaaaaagggcaAGGCATGAGTTTATGAAAATGGGCACATTTAAAACACCTATGTTTTATGTGTGTTGATGTAATTATCGGTCCCAAAATGATGGCTCTAGTCACATTAGAGACAAATGAACTTAGCAATGAAGGTCAATCGGGTTATTATCTGTGTAATTTCATGTCACTTTTGCTGTCACGTCAGAGAGAATCCTCGCCCGTCTATGTAATTGACGAGATTGGTAAGATGGAACTCTTTAGCCAAGGGTTCATCCAAGCAGTCCGGAGGCTTCTTGATCATTCTGACACAACGATCTTTGGAACCATCCCAGTGCCTAAAGGACGCCCTCTTGGTCTGGTGGAGGAAGTCCGCAGCAGAGCTGATGTACAAGTCTTCACAGTATGTCTTTCATTTTCTACCCTTGGTGATGGACAACAGTTGTTACTGGGTTAACATACAGATGGTTTCAAATTTCAGAGGAAAGATGATGTGTAGGGTAATCCCGTCTTGGTTGAAATATTTTATGTGTAAtggaggagaaaaataagacagaACAGTTGAAAGTTTTAAAGATGAATAAGAAATTTTGGCAGTTTTAAAAAGGAGATCagcaataaatttcaaattggcaattcaGTAAGGAAATTGTCACAAAGTGTAGGGAGTCTAGGGATGACTTTCCCACTTGTTAATACTCTCGGATTTGTGGGTTTTCTCATATGTACATATTCACCGGGGTCATTAATCAAAACATAGCGCAGATGCCATATTATTCTATGTCCTTACAAAGAttagaaatagagaaatataatttgaagtaaaacttttgaagaaattttcattttagccAGTTTGTATATTCAAGCAAATTGGAGAGTAGTCCCTACCTTACATAAGAATGACATTGCCAATGTGGcaaatttgaagtctccatgtgTCAAGTGATTTCACCTTTTTACCACTTGGAAAAATTAATAACTTTTTCTGATATCTTTCACATTTTTACTTGTCTGcttgttttttcccctctcaaaacaaccttattttttttgttggattCCCATTCAAACTCTTTAGACATAGTTTAGTTCAGATCAATATGTTTCCATGTAGTGCAaatttcttacattttttttcctcctacAGATTTCAAAGGAAAACCGTGATGGAATCATGGATGACATCCTCAGAGCTGTCACTCAGGCAAGGTCTCAGAAAGGAACTTGATGATTGCATGTGTATGCTAATAGAACTGTTGAAAAAAGACAATCTGATCACCACAATAAGAACAATGAAAGGTTCAAACAAGGCTGCAAATGCATATCGGGAAAAGAGGTGCTCATCGAGTTTGTCAAG containing:
- the LOC121418377 gene encoding cancer-related nucleoside-triphosphatase-like isoform X2; this encodes MDVESSLRVGKTTLVRKTCSELKSKSIPLQGFYTEELREGGKRTGFDIITLDEQRGSLAKIGGQKGPKVGQYTVNLPSFERLALPVLSPQRESSPVYVIDEIGKMELFSQGFIQAVRRLLDHSDTTIFGTIPVPKGRPLGLVEEVRSRADVQVFTISKENRDGIMDDILRAVTQARSQKGT